From Leptospira fainei serovar Hurstbridge str. BUT 6, the proteins below share one genomic window:
- a CDS encoding acetylxylan esterase, translated as MAISFDECFQTYPPLQPPADLDDFWTDAVRELKGFPVKNQTKALLKGTILKETIYDISFQSYGNATLTGSLVIPRKRGDLPVLAYFHDYAKDRPQIIKGLTEAGVAQLILDLRGHGSQLIRPVLKEGEFPDPDWTPGYFRKGLEVKESFFLKAMYLDVIRTIEFLRLTDGIDGDRIILAGKGIGAALAAFGAANSNRVKAIILETPNFCHVDDTQLKLGTSWNKEISEQLALSKSKKTILRKNLSYFDTLNFSKKIKVPTLVSVGMEDQVSHPKSVFALFNHLVCDKRMQVYPTEGNEAGIIGDKQNLANLEFVREILFPE; from the coding sequence ATGGCTATCAGTTTCGACGAATGCTTCCAGACTTATCCTCCCCTGCAACCTCCGGCCGATCTGGACGATTTTTGGACCGATGCCGTTCGGGAATTGAAAGGCTTTCCGGTTAAAAACCAGACCAAAGCCCTTCTTAAAGGAACCATCTTAAAGGAAACCATTTACGATATCTCCTTCCAATCCTACGGGAATGCGACGTTAACGGGAAGTTTAGTCATCCCGCGAAAACGCGGAGACTTACCCGTATTGGCTTACTTTCACGACTATGCAAAGGATCGCCCTCAAATCATAAAGGGACTTACCGAGGCCGGAGTGGCTCAGTTAATCTTAGATCTTCGGGGACACGGATCCCAGCTTATCCGTCCCGTTTTAAAAGAAGGAGAATTCCCCGATCCTGATTGGACCCCCGGCTACTTCCGTAAGGGATTGGAAGTAAAGGAATCCTTCTTTTTGAAAGCGATGTACCTGGACGTGATCCGCACGATCGAATTTCTCAGGCTAACCGACGGTATCGACGGCGATCGAATTATTTTAGCCGGTAAAGGAATCGGAGCCGCATTAGCCGCATTCGGAGCCGCCAACTCGAATCGAGTAAAAGCAATTATATTAGAAACTCCTAATTTTTGCCATGTCGACGATACTCAATTAAAATTGGGTACCAGCTGGAATAAGGAAATATCGGAACAGTTAGCTCTTTCCAAATCCAAAAAGACGATCCTTCGTAAAAACCTCTCCTACTTTGATACCTTGAATTTTTCCAAGAAAATCAAAGTTCCGACCTTGGTTTCCGTCGGAATGGAGGATCAAGTCTCTCACCCGAAATCCGTCTTTGCGCTTTTCAATCATCTCGTTTGCGATAAACGAATGCAAGTATATCCGACCGAGGGAAACGAAGCAGGGATCATCGGCGATAAACAAAACTTAGCCAACTTAGAATTTGTGAGAGAAATATTATTTCCGGAATGA
- a CDS encoding sodium-dependent transporter, producing the protein MPTQPVKERWKSRTGLILTVASGAIGLGNFLRFPGQAVQNGGGAFLLPYIVSFILVGIPVCITEWVMGRLGGEQGHSAPNLFRSYLSGVPLRLVGAIGITIPLLIYVYYVFVEAWCLAYAFDFATGQINLTTNGSGQSAVIATATDYFQTLVGAKENGSAVAGKIFYATLACFLMNFILVYRGIAKGIEIFAKIAVPLMLVCSVIVLIRVLTLDGIEIGLGKMWNPDWDSLGQAKVWISAAGQIFFTLSAGFGIALVFSSYLKRENDVVLSSLSAASLNEFVEVAFGGMITIPVAFLFLGLTVTSFGTFGMGFIALPSVFALMPGGQFFGAIWFFVLFLAALTSSVTMLQPWTVFLEESFHVSRRTSSFLLFLLTFSLSFPILYFNKNFNALDQADFWIGTVLIYILATIQILIFGWVIGAKKGLEEGYRGSHIKLPSFFWWIIKYVTPAFLLVIFGMFLYQNLESYINKMSVDWMIANAGPETSSEEATVQALVSRYVFLSIIAVFAFFYFLVHLSLRGKEEAVTEKDSRKKYILPAVLGGFGFIVVVAYNFFPYRNGSIASALALPVTELSIEGALTMGFSLGLVSLLSLYCIVKLFQTRND; encoded by the coding sequence ATGCCGACTCAACCTGTTAAGGAACGCTGGAAATCCCGCACCGGACTCATTCTAACCGTAGCCTCCGGGGCTATCGGTCTCGGGAATTTTTTACGATTTCCGGGCCAGGCCGTTCAGAATGGGGGCGGAGCTTTTCTACTTCCCTATATCGTCAGTTTCATTTTAGTCGGAATTCCAGTCTGCATTACGGAATGGGTCATGGGACGACTCGGTGGAGAACAGGGTCATAGCGCGCCTAATCTATTTCGTTCGTATCTTTCCGGAGTCCCACTTCGCTTAGTCGGCGCAATCGGGATTACAATTCCGCTTCTAATTTACGTATATTATGTTTTTGTTGAAGCCTGGTGTCTCGCTTACGCTTTCGATTTTGCCACCGGTCAAATTAATCTCACTACGAACGGGAGCGGTCAAAGCGCCGTCATCGCGACCGCGACGGACTACTTTCAAACGTTAGTGGGTGCGAAAGAAAACGGTTCGGCAGTCGCAGGAAAGATTTTCTATGCGACTCTCGCCTGCTTTCTCATGAATTTTATTTTAGTCTATCGTGGAATCGCAAAGGGGATCGAAATTTTTGCTAAGATCGCGGTTCCGTTAATGTTGGTCTGCTCGGTAATCGTTTTAATTCGGGTTCTGACTCTGGATGGAATCGAAATCGGTTTAGGAAAAATGTGGAACCCGGATTGGGATTCGCTTGGGCAGGCGAAAGTTTGGATTTCGGCGGCTGGACAAATTTTCTTTACTCTATCCGCAGGCTTCGGGATCGCGCTGGTTTTTTCCAGTTATTTAAAACGGGAAAACGATGTCGTCTTATCTTCATTATCCGCGGCATCGTTAAACGAATTCGTGGAAGTCGCGTTCGGCGGAATGATTACGATACCTGTGGCTTTTTTATTCTTAGGTCTGACCGTAACCTCTTTCGGAACTTTCGGAATGGGATTCATCGCCCTTCCCTCCGTCTTTGCATTGATGCCGGGAGGACAGTTTTTCGGAGCCATTTGGTTCTTTGTCCTTTTTTTGGCCGCCCTCACCTCTTCGGTGACCATGCTTCAACCTTGGACCGTCTTTTTGGAAGAATCCTTTCATGTGAGTCGAAGAACTTCCAGCTTCCTTTTATTTCTACTTACGTTCTCTCTCTCCTTTCCCATCTTATATTTTAATAAGAATTTTAACGCTCTCGATCAGGCGGATTTCTGGATCGGAACAGTGCTAATCTATATTCTCGCGACCATCCAAATTCTAATTTTCGGTTGGGTGATCGGAGCAAAGAAAGGATTGGAAGAGGGCTATCGCGGTTCACATATCAAGCTTCCGAGTTTTTTTTGGTGGATAATCAAATACGTGACTCCTGCGTTTCTGTTAGTTATCTTCGGTATGTTCCTATACCAAAATCTTGAATCGTACATTAACAAAATGAGCGTCGACTGGATGATCGCCAATGCCGGTCCTGAAACGAGTTCTGAAGAAGCAACCGTCCAGGCCCTGGTCTCCCGTTACGTTTTTTTAAGCATTATAGCGGTATTTGCATTCTTCTATTTTTTGGTTCATCTCAGCCTCCGAGGAAAAGAAGAGGCAGTAACGGAAAAGGATTCCCGAAAAAAATATATATTGCCTGCCGTCCTGGGTGGATTCGGATTTATCGTAGTCGTCGCGTACAATTTCTTTCCGTATAGGAACGGTTCGATTGCTTCTGCGCTTGCTTTACCGGTCACGGAATTGAGCATCGAAGGAGCTTTAACTATGGGATTTTCATTGGGACTCGTTTCATTACTTTCGCTGTATTGTATCGTAAAACTTTTCCAGACAAGGAACGATTGA
- the folD gene encoding bifunctional methylenetetrahydrofolate dehydrogenase/methenyltetrahydrofolate cyclohydrolase FolD yields MTAVLLDGKKLSQKIKDSIAEEIRAMVASGKKPPKLATILVGNNPASETYVSMKVKACHSVGMLSEKIELSESTSTQELLAVIDRLNRDPDTHGILLQHPSPAQIDERAAFDKIDLKKDVDGVTTLSFGKLSMGVETYLPCTPYGMILLLKEYGINPEGKKAVVVGRSPILGKPMAMLLTEMNATVTLCHSKTKDLEEVVRQADIVVGAVGKPEFVKAAWIKPGAVLLDAGYNPGNVGDIEISKAWETSSYYTPVPGGVGPMTIAVLLLQTLYSAKDHFTPPLK; encoded by the coding sequence ATGACTGCGGTACTCCTGGACGGAAAAAAACTCTCTCAAAAAATCAAAGATTCGATCGCGGAAGAAATTCGCGCAATGGTTGCGTCCGGAAAAAAACCGCCCAAGCTAGCCACTATCCTAGTAGGGAATAATCCCGCTTCGGAAACCTACGTTAGTATGAAAGTCAAGGCTTGTCATTCCGTCGGAATGCTTTCCGAAAAAATCGAACTTTCCGAATCAACTTCTACTCAGGAGCTTCTAGCCGTCATCGACCGATTAAATCGGGATCCCGATACCCACGGAATCCTCCTGCAGCACCCGAGTCCCGCGCAAATTGACGAGAGAGCCGCTTTCGACAAAATCGATCTTAAAAAGGACGTGGACGGAGTTACTACATTGTCCTTCGGGAAACTTTCAATGGGTGTGGAAACCTATCTTCCCTGCACTCCTTACGGAATGATTCTTTTGCTCAAAGAATACGGTATAAATCCTGAAGGAAAGAAGGCGGTCGTCGTCGGTCGGTCTCCCATTTTGGGAAAACCTATGGCAATGCTGCTGACGGAAATGAATGCGACGGTTACACTTTGTCATTCCAAAACGAAAGATTTGGAAGAGGTCGTTCGGCAGGCGGATATTGTCGTAGGCGCGGTCGGAAAGCCCGAATTCGTAAAAGCGGCTTGGATCAAGCCGGGAGCGGTTCTCTTAGACGCAGGATATAACCCCGGTAATGTGGGAGATATAGAAATCTCGAAAGCCTGGGAAACCTCCTCTTATTATACTCCGGTTCCGGGCGGCGTAGGTCCTATGACCATCGCTGTCCTATTATTGCAGACCCTCTATTCGGCAAAAGATCACTTTACACCGCCGCTAAAATGA
- the asnS gene encoding asparagine--tRNA ligase produces the protein MSETKTISLNELSENEGQIVTVPGWLHGIRGSNARQFISLRNSGRILQVLAEKEILGEEVFSQIKHLKQETSLEVTGKLVANEKSPIGFELIMDSFRKIGDSENYPITPKEHGIDFLLSQRHLWLRSGKQLAILRIRDEVSFNIRKYFHERKFTLIDTPILTGSIGESAGSLFSTEYFDLGKAFLAQTGQLYLETAIFAHSKVYCYGPTFRAEKSKTRRHLTEFWMLEVESAFVRHEENLGMQEDFVKTIVKQTVEACMPELKILERDPAQLLAYMEKPFPRIDYKDALKYLQSQKEEIVWGDDINSEREQMLTSKFGGPVFIQKYPREAKAFYMKVNPEDPRTVLNADLIAPDGVGEIIGGSEREESYDTIVKRLEEEELPVDTYEWYLELRKYGSVPHSGFGLGSERLIAWICGLPHIRECIPFPRMMERLYP, from the coding sequence ATGTCCGAAACGAAGACGATTTCCTTAAACGAACTTTCCGAAAACGAGGGACAGATAGTTACCGTACCCGGATGGCTGCACGGGATCAGAGGTTCCAATGCTCGTCAATTTATCAGCCTGCGGAATTCCGGACGAATTCTCCAAGTTCTGGCCGAGAAAGAAATCCTGGGAGAGGAAGTTTTTTCTCAGATCAAGCATCTGAAACAGGAAACTTCTCTGGAAGTGACAGGTAAGCTGGTTGCGAACGAAAAATCTCCTATCGGTTTTGAACTGATCATGGACTCATTTCGTAAAATCGGTGATTCTGAAAATTATCCCATCACTCCGAAAGAACATGGAATCGATTTTTTACTTTCCCAGCGTCATCTTTGGTTACGGTCCGGTAAGCAATTAGCGATTCTTCGGATTCGCGACGAGGTGTCGTTTAATATTCGAAAATACTTTCATGAAAGAAAATTCACATTAATCGACACGCCCATCTTAACGGGATCGATCGGAGAGTCGGCAGGATCCTTGTTTTCGACAGAATACTTCGATTTAGGCAAAGCATTTTTGGCGCAAACCGGACAGCTGTATTTGGAGACCGCCATCTTTGCGCACAGTAAGGTATACTGCTACGGACCTACGTTTCGGGCCGAAAAAAGTAAGACTCGACGTCACTTGACGGAGTTCTGGATGCTGGAAGTAGAATCGGCATTCGTTCGACATGAGGAAAATCTAGGAATGCAGGAGGACTTTGTAAAGACCATCGTAAAGCAAACCGTGGAAGCCTGCATGCCCGAATTGAAAATTCTAGAAAGAGATCCCGCTCAGTTACTTGCTTATATGGAAAAGCCCTTTCCCAGAATCGATTATAAGGACGCGCTGAAATATCTGCAGTCGCAAAAAGAGGAGATCGTTTGGGGAGATGATATCAATTCCGAGCGGGAACAAATGCTGACCTCGAAATTCGGAGGGCCGGTATTCATTCAGAAATATCCGAGAGAAGCAAAAGCATTTTATATGAAAGTGAACCCGGAAGATCCGAGGACCGTGTTGAATGCGGACTTAATCGCACCGGACGGCGTCGGGGAAATCATAGGAGGTTCCGAGAGGGAAGAAAGCTATGATACGATTGTTAAGCGACTAGAAGAAGAGGAGCTTCCCGTGGACACTTACGAATGGTATTTGGAACTGCGCAAATACGGATCCGTTCCTCATTCCGGATTCGGTTTGGGGTCCGAGCGACTGATCGCATGGATTTGCGGACTGCCTCATATTCGGGAATGTATCCCGTTCCCTAGGATGATGGAAAGGCTGTATCCCTGA
- a CDS encoding ATP-dependent DNA helicase, which produces MGKTAEQFSKLSTLWPEFESRPGQIQMANGVEEAFQEAKHLIVEAGTGVGKSLAYLIPAALSALENDQTVVISTETKALQDQLIRKDIPLVSEILGEEIRAEVAMGASNYVCKRKLGNVLSQGTFGPEMMDHLESFKNWVSVSQSGRRQEYDGYASFDFWNKVTREADSCLGRNCPNFSHSFYFLERAKWQKAHILIVNHHLLAAHIASDFNILPEFKKLVIDEAHNFPETLGSAFRIELSSGEIQKLLQQVWNSQKKTGLAVKLNSPKINDLATQAGEKLFSCFNAIAGELPLNFYGSQRIRKVLKMDGGIFESNLDALEQALLLELKKYSKESEEVSEKEIALEIEMLANRIGSIAEGLHLFRTMDSGERVYWADPPNQKTKELYPKLLTQPLESESILKEILEPRTESIIFTSATLATDKGNLKYFSERIGKLPSKSKIVPSPFPYEKNSILFLPKDVRDASENAEGNSADLSRYIVKLIELTQGGTFVLFTSNRSLNEIFEIVSPVTKFPIFSQITMGPEPAKNAFLSEENAVLFGVSTFWQGVDIRGDKLRSVILTKLPFQPPNDPVLEARSEKLKEKGGNPFRDLQLPYATTILKQGFGRLIRSEKDTGIVSLLDSRVWTKSYGKDLISALPPAKRISNWDELKVEYSKLPKYASGAALR; this is translated from the coding sequence TTGGGTAAAACGGCAGAGCAATTTTCCAAACTTTCCACCCTATGGCCTGAATTCGAGTCCAGGCCGGGTCAAATTCAAATGGCTAACGGAGTCGAAGAAGCGTTTCAGGAAGCGAAACATCTAATCGTAGAAGCGGGAACCGGAGTCGGGAAATCGCTAGCATATCTCATTCCCGCGGCTCTATCAGCATTGGAGAACGACCAGACCGTAGTAATTTCTACGGAAACAAAGGCGCTCCAAGATCAATTGATCCGGAAGGATATTCCCCTTGTATCTGAAATTTTAGGCGAGGAAATCCGAGCCGAAGTGGCAATGGGCGCCTCTAATTACGTATGCAAAAGAAAGCTCGGAAACGTTCTCTCCCAGGGAACTTTCGGTCCGGAAATGATGGATCATTTGGAATCCTTTAAGAACTGGGTTTCGGTAAGCCAGAGCGGGCGCCGCCAAGAATACGACGGTTACGCATCTTTTGATTTTTGGAATAAGGTCACTCGCGAAGCGGATTCTTGCTTAGGCAGAAATTGTCCGAATTTCTCGCATTCGTTCTATTTTCTAGAGCGGGCAAAATGGCAAAAAGCGCATATACTGATCGTCAATCACCATCTACTCGCGGCCCATATCGCTTCGGACTTCAATATACTTCCCGAATTTAAAAAACTCGTAATCGATGAAGCTCATAATTTTCCCGAAACCTTAGGTTCCGCATTTCGAATCGAATTATCCTCCGGAGAAATCCAAAAACTTCTACAGCAGGTTTGGAATTCTCAGAAAAAAACGGGATTAGCGGTTAAACTCAATTCACCGAAAATCAACGATTTAGCGACCCAAGCTGGCGAAAAACTTTTCTCCTGTTTCAACGCGATCGCCGGAGAACTTCCTTTGAATTTTTACGGATCACAAAGAATCCGTAAAGTTTTGAAAATGGACGGCGGTATTTTCGAATCCAACTTGGACGCTCTGGAACAGGCCCTTCTCTTAGAGTTGAAAAAATACAGTAAGGAAAGCGAGGAAGTAAGCGAAAAGGAAATAGCCCTGGAAATAGAAATGCTCGCCAATCGAATAGGCAGCATTGCAGAGGGACTTCATCTCTTCCGAACGATGGATAGCGGCGAGCGTGTTTATTGGGCGGATCCTCCGAATCAAAAAACGAAAGAACTCTATCCGAAACTTCTTACTCAACCCTTGGAATCCGAATCCATTTTGAAGGAAATTTTAGAGCCTCGAACCGAAAGCATCATATTCACCTCCGCAACTCTAGCAACGGATAAAGGAAATCTAAAGTATTTTAGCGAGAGAATCGGCAAACTTCCATCCAAATCCAAGATCGTTCCTTCGCCCTTCCCGTATGAAAAGAATTCCATTCTATTTCTTCCCAAGGACGTGCGCGATGCCTCCGAAAACGCCGAAGGCAATTCCGCTGATTTATCCCGCTATATCGTCAAGCTGATCGAACTAACCCAAGGCGGGACGTTCGTGCTATTCACTTCGAATCGTTCTTTAAATGAAATATTCGAGATAGTCAGTCCTGTTACGAAATTCCCTATCTTCTCCCAAATTACTATGGGGCCGGAACCTGCGAAGAACGCTTTCTTATCGGAAGAGAATGCGGTATTATTCGGGGTTTCCACATTTTGGCAAGGCGTGGATATTCGAGGAGACAAACTTCGCTCCGTAATTCTCACGAAGCTCCCGTTTCAACCTCCGAATGATCCGGTTCTGGAAGCGAGAAGCGAAAAGTTGAAGGAGAAGGGAGGAAACCCCTTTCGAGATCTTCAGCTTCCGTATGCTACTACGATTTTAAAACAAGGATTCGGGAGATTGATTCGATCCGAAAAGGACACTGGAATCGTCAGCCTTCTGGATTCTCGAGTTTGGACCAAATCGTATGGCAAAGATTTAATCTCCGCCCTTCCTCCGGCCAAAAGAATCTCGAATTGGGACGAATTAAAGGTCGAATATTCTAAATTGCCAAAGTACGCTTCGGGAGCCGCCTTGCGATGA
- a CDS encoding tetratricopeptide repeat protein, producing the protein MAKSAALSTQVSLEESVWELFETGSYEEVVRIAERHPENVFINHLRAITEFETGGEGANNFPLEGKTVLTPLLGGYLHRSNGRVKEAALLFHEYFKASSSLVSYSILKTGIKTCEEAGGHKAALDLILRYKALFKDNYFAKLEFFSLYYLRKFEDALAAFKENSSILKEDRDVLAALGLCLVQLGKFEEAKSILEKLPGAGEIPSYEEKVTEYAPVIESISVYEKRRKELSKKELLDLGYAYLFSESYKKAEEVFTSLVSQVK; encoded by the coding sequence ATGGCTAAGAGTGCAGCCCTTTCTACTCAAGTCTCTTTGGAAGAGTCCGTATGGGAACTCTTTGAAACCGGATCGTATGAGGAAGTCGTCCGTATAGCGGAGAGACATCCCGAGAATGTTTTTATCAATCATCTTAGGGCAATCACGGAATTTGAGACGGGTGGGGAAGGCGCGAATAATTTCCCTTTGGAAGGCAAAACGGTTCTGACTCCCTTATTGGGCGGATACCTGCATAGATCTAACGGAAGAGTGAAGGAAGCGGCATTGCTGTTTCACGAATATTTCAAGGCTTCCTCCTCCCTAGTTTCTTATTCTATCTTGAAAACGGGAATTAAAACCTGCGAGGAAGCGGGCGGGCATAAGGCCGCTTTGGATTTGATCCTACGGTACAAGGCTCTTTTTAAAGACAATTATTTCGCAAAGTTAGAATTCTTCTCTTTATATTATCTTCGCAAATTCGAGGACGCATTGGCTGCGTTTAAGGAGAATTCTTCGATTCTAAAAGAAGATCGCGACGTTCTGGCCGCTCTAGGTTTATGCTTGGTCCAACTCGGAAAATTCGAGGAGGCAAAAAGCATTCTGGAGAAATTGCCGGGCGCCGGAGAAATTCCCTCCTATGAGGAAAAAGTAACGGAATATGCGCCTGTCATTGAAAGCATCTCCGTCTATGAAAAACGCCGTAAAGAATTATCCAAAAAGGAATTACTGGATCTAGGATACGCATATCTCTTTTCGGAATCATATAAAAAAGCCGAAGAAGTTTTTACTTCTCTGGTTTCCCAAGTAAAATAA